TCGGGCCACGGCCTCGGACAGCGCTGCGGTCAGCGGTGCGTACGAGCGGGCCGAGTAGGTCACGGCGACGAGCCGGTGTTCCGCGGCGCCGACCACCTCCGTCAGCACCTGGGCGGTGGCGCGGCCGGGTGTCCCAGGCGTGGAAGGGCCGCTCCACACCGCACGGGCCTCGGTGTCCTCGCGCCGCCGGGTCCAGGCCGCCGCGTAACCCCGCAGATACGCCGCCGCCTCCGCCGAGGGAACGCCGTCCTCCGTCATCGACGCCAGCAACGCCGATACGGCTTCCAGCGCGGCCGGCGTCTGGAGCCTACCGAGGATGTACGCGGGCGAGCGGCCCTGGGAGAGGAGCGTGGCCAGCGCCTTGGTCCGTGTGGGCCCGAGCGAGGCGGCGGCCGTCGCTGCCGCCGCCTCGAATCGTCTGCGGCTCACCGGGTCGATCCGCTCACCCGAAGTCCGGGATGAGGGCCAGCGTTTTCGGGTCGCCTGCCAGGTGGGTGATGAACCGCCGGTCCAGGAACCGGTTGCCGCGCTCGCACGTCGTCTCGGACACGAACAGACAGGAGTGGCAGGCGGCACCGTGCAGGAAGTCCTCCGGCGCCTTGGGAAGACGCTCGCCGCACAGCGGGTCCGAGGAGCACCGCCCTGCCTTGTACAGCGCCGTCCGTACGATCCTGGCCAGCCGGTTCTCCCCAGTGCTCGGATCCTGATCGGCGAGGGAGACCAGCCCGCCAAGCGTGCCCTCCGAGTCCGGGACGGCCGTGTAGATGAGGATGCCGGTCCGCCGTTCCTCGGCGTCGCCGCTATAGATCCGCTCGGCCAGACTCGCCGAGTTGTAGCCGCACTCCATCGCGATGGTGCGGATGAGTAGATGGGAGAGCGTGTGAAGGGCGATGTAGCGACTGCCCGGCCAGCCTTGCATCAGGTCGGAACCGTCCTGGATCCGTTCCGACCTGCGGTGCTCACGGAACCGGCCGAAAGCCGCGGCGTGTGCGGCGAGGGCGTCGCTCGACGCGACTCGCTGCTCCCACTGCTCGATCAGGTGATCGTCCACCCGCAGGAACAGCCCCTCGCCGCGCACCTCGCTGGCCGGCACCCAGCCGCGCTCGCGCCGCCCCAGGTCCACGCGGGTGACCAGGCCGGGGTCCTCCGGATCGGGGGCGTCGAGCCGGGTGAAGCCGATGAGGGCCCGCACCTCGCGCAGTCGTTCCGCCTGCCGCACCTGGGAGAAGACAGTGGACAAGGGCCCGCTGAGCGAAGCGTCCACCAGCGCGAAGTCCTCAGTCGGGTCGGCGGTCTTTGCCGCGGACAGCACCTGCCATTCGGGGGTCAGTAGGTCCGGAGGGCCTGGAGGCTGCTCGGTCTCGCCCGCATCGCCCGACAGGGCCGCGCGGTAGGCGGATATGGCCTGCCAGACCTGTCCGGGTTCGTAGTCGCGCAGGTAGCGGTGGTGCTTCGACTTCTTGGCGAACATGGCGATCTCCGCCTCGTCCTCGAAGTCCTCCAGGTCCGGCCAGCGTTCCTCGACGAGCTTACGCAGCGAGTCGGTCCCGGTGTCGGGCAGTGCCAGTGCGCTGAGCGTCACGGGGAACCACTGGTTGGACGCGCCCACGACCAGCAGATACGGCGTCTCGTCGCAGGTGTCGTAGACGCCGTCGAACTGCGGGTGTCGGCCACGGCAACGGGGCAGGTTCTCGCGGCCCTTGTCGCCCATCGCGTCCCGGATGTTGCGCTTCGCCTTCTTGCACACCAGGCATTCGAGGGAGACGTTGGCCGCAAGGTTGCCCCCGTTGTCGCGCATCCGCAGCGTCGGGTACGTCGTGTCGGGGCAGGAGCGGCCCTCGTGCACGAACTCCGTGTACGGGAACTCGTCGAGGTGACCCTTGGTGCAGGCGAGCGCGAAGCGGGCGGCCACGGCGAGGGGCTTGCGGCCCTTCTTCTTCCGGTAGCAGTTCTCGTGGTAGAACCGCGCCTCGTCAGGGCGGCGAGCGTTGTTGTTCTCGAACCCCCACTTGCCCGAGCCCAGGGAGGCCAGCTCATTGCACGCTGTGCAGCGCAGCCACTGCGGGAAAGGGGTCACGGGCACGCCGATCCGTGCCGCGTTCCCCTTCGGGTCGGTGTCGGTACCGGGGATCCATGGGGCGGCGCGCAGTTCGCCCACCTGGTTCGGGCCGTAGCGCCGCAGGGCCCGGTTGACGGCCCCACGGAGGCGGGGCTCCTCGATTACCGGATCGGGCACACCGGCGTAACTCCAGTGGTCGAGGCCCTTGACCATGACGGAGAAGTTGGGCAGGTCGACGAGGGCGCCGACGCCGCCGGTGAACATGAGGTGGCTCGGCCGTACCGCCCCCACCCGCCTGAAGTATCCGCCGCCGCTCATGACCGCTGCCCCCTGGCCGTGCCGTTGTCGTCGCCGTTCCCGTCCGGGTCCCGCACCTCGCCGAGTTCGTCGCCGCTCGTCGTATCCAGGCCGTCGCCGTTCTCGGCGGGTGGTCCGAACTCCCAGGCGTTGCCAGCCGGGGCCGACAGCACGGTGTCGGCGGACAACAGCATGTTGATCTCGTTCTCCGTCTCGCGCATCGACTGCGGGACGGTGAGCACGTCCCATCCGCTGCCGTCCGCGTTGCGCAGCAGGCCCAGCACCGTCTGCTTCTGCCGGGTCTGGCCCCGGTAGCCGAGCCTGCCCTGTTCACCCTTCTTGGCCGTCCAGGCGTCACGCAGGGCGTCGATGCGCTCGGCAAGGTAGCCGCGCGCCCGGTCCCCGTCCACGGCCTCCGCGCGCGCCAGCAGCCGTCGCTCGACGTCCTGCACCCGAGGGTCGTCGAGGTCCACCCCCTCCGCGTCCACGTTGTCGGAGAACTCGTCGCACGCCTGCCGCACGGCGGAGACATATGTGGCGGTGGTGCCCCGGTCGAGCGCCCGCCGCGTGAACGGAGTCACCGACAGCGCCTCGACTTGCCGGTAGAACGTCGCGTGGTAGTGCTCGAAGTCCTCGAAATGGGCAAGGTCCCGGGGCCGCGCCCAGTTGTAGAGCGTGATCACGATGCCGGGCCGCTTGGCCTGACGTCCGACACGGGAGGATGCCTGAATGTATTCGGCGGTGTTCTTCGGCTGCCCGGTGACGACCATCAGGCCGAAGCGGGAGACGTCCACGCCCACCTGGAGCATCGACGTGGCCAGTACGTGGTCGACCGGCCTGCGGTGCAGTGGGGCGGGCAGGACCCGGGGCTGACGGGCCCTTCCGGCGTCCCGGAGCTCGTCGACGATCGCCTTCTTGCGCTCCGATGTGTCGTGCTCCGGGTTGAACCCGATCTCCAGCCGCTTGAGGGTGGCGCTGATCTCCGCCGACGAGATACGGGAGGTCAGCTCCTGGAGGTTGAGCATGTCGGTGTCGCGCAGCAGCCGGTTGGCGATTCCCCGGCGGCGTCCGTTGGCCCGGAGTCGGCTAGGCACGTCGTCGTCCAGGACGCGCCGCATACCGGCGAGTTCCTTGGTCGCGTTGAAGTACCCGACCACCGTCATGTACGGATCGGCGGGAGCACCGTAGAGGTCGAACATGTGCTGCCCGGCGAGCAACAGGATCTCCGCGACACGGATCTCGGCGGCCTTCATGCGCACCCCGTGCGCGCAGACGCCGTAGTAGCGCCGCCCAGGGTTGTCCCGGGTGACGTCGACCTGCTGGGAGAAGAAGGTGTCGCTGACGTCGACCACCTGTGGCGGGAAGATCGCCAGGTCCCGGGCGAACACGCCAAGCACCTGCGCACGGGCGTTGCGGGTGGTGGCCGTCGACGCGACGATCTTCGGCCCGGTGTCCCGGAGCTGCCCGTGGGAGTCCTTCGCCCGCCAGGTGCACAGCTGGTCGACGGCCGACTCGAACAGCCCCACTGTGGTGCCCAGCGCCCCGGAGATCAGGTGTAGCTCGTCTTGGATGATGAGGTCCGGAGGCCGCAGCCGCCGTGGCATCGGCCGGCTGGTCACGGCCTTGTGCCGGTCCTTGGCGTTGTGTCGGGACCCGCAGCCGATCTCCTCGTCGAGGTCGTCGTGGCGGTAGCCATGCCGATCGCAGTAGGCACTCACGCGCCCGAACAACATTCCCGCATAGCCGCGCCACGGCAACTGGGCGAGCTTGTCCACGGTCGCGATCAGCAGGCTCGGCACCAGCCGGTAGATCTCCTCGTCGACTGTGAGGATCGGCAGCCCCTCACCCCGCGCCTGCATCCGGGAGAACGGACAGGGCTCCGCGTCCTCCCCACGCGGGCAGTACACGACGACGCTCCGCCGTACGTCGTCCGGTGCCACGTCACGCCACGCGCGCAGTTCCTCGCCGCACCACGGGCAGGACAGCACCTGTAGGACGTTCGCATGACGCCCGGAGGCGGACTCGTTGGCCTCGGCGATCTGCTGCGCCGCGTCCCCGTACCAGTTCGGCGAGACACCGGCACCGACCCACAGCCCGATACGGAACGGCCTGCTGCCCCAGACCGCCTCGTCCTCCCTGCGCAGCACCTCCGTCGCGCACACCAGGGCGGAGGCTCGCTGGAACTGCTGGGCCGTCAGCAGCCGCAGCGTGTACCGCATCAGTACGGCGACGCCGTCCCGCCCCTCGCGGGCGTCCTCGCCCTCCCCGACAACCTTCTGCAGCCGCCGGATGGCGAACGTGTAGGCCGTGAGACCGAGATACGCCTCTGTCTTACCGCCACCAGTCGGGAAGAACAGGAGGTCAACCGTGGCGGTGCTGTCCGCCCTGCGCTCCTTGTGTGCGGGGTCGCTGAGGGAGCACAGGTTGAGCAGCACGAACGCCAGCTGGAAGGGGTACCAGCTCGCGGCCAAGGGACCGCGTGCATCGACCTCGGCGTAGGCCGCCGCGTACGTGGGCGGCTTCTCACCGCCCTCGGCCCGCAGAGCGGCAGTCGCCGTGGCCCGGCGCTGCATGGCCATGGCCCGGTTGGCGAACCGGAACGCCCGCAGCGCGTCACGGTCGGTGTGCAGCAGCTCGATACCGAGGGCGATCCGGCCGCACGCGTCGCGGGCCTCGTCGACCGCCCGTAGCGCGGTGGTCCGCAGTTCGCCCGACAGCGACTCCGCCTTGGCGGCCTGCTGTTGCAACCAGCCGTCGTAGCCGTCGGCCAGCGGCTGCAGGGCCTTCAGTAGCTCGTCGCGCCGCTCCCAGACAGCCAGTTCGGCGAGCTTGTCCATGCTCACCTCAAGACCGGCGAGCAGCGGCTGCCGAGCCGTGTTCGGAGCGACCGTGGCCGGTACGTCCTTCACCGGCAGCCAGGTCGTCTCCAACCTGACCGCGCGCCGCCCCTTCGGCAGGACACTCGCGTGCACGGCGACGTTCCGTCCATGCGCGTGCTTCAACTCCTGCCGGTACAGCAGCCGCAGATGCTGTTCCTCGGGGTTCTCCAGGATGTGGCCGGGCTCGTCGTCGGACAACGGGTCGTCGATCGGCAGGAAGACGCTGGACTGCCCGTCGAAGGAGGTGACTTCCAACTTCGTCTGGAACAGCCACTGCCCGTCCCGCAGTTCACGGGACTCCTCCAGCGCGTTGATCAGCGACACGTCGACGAAGCGCAGGTTGTTCGCGCCGTCGACCGTGCCGGGGCGCTCCCGCACGTGCACGTCGAGCCGGATGCAGGGGAGGTCCGGGTCGGTGTCGTCGACGCCCTCCAGAACCTTGCGGACGGTGCCCGGCGAGTCGACGTGAATGTCCACCGCGTACCGGACGGGCTCGCGCGACCACGCCCGCACAGCCCGGCCGTCGTCGGTCTTATTGTCGCTCTGCCGGTACCGGCCCCAGGACGCGACAACGCTGAGAATGCCCACATCGGCCGGCACCAGGAAGCTCAGCCCCATGGACGACGCCCACAGCCGTCCGGCGGCCTGTGGGGTGAGTCGCTCTGCGAGCTCAGGGTCCCGCCCGTCCCCCTCAGCGCTGACCTCGGTCTCCGCCTGGCCCGCCGCGACGTTCACGGGCGCGTCGGTCGGTGCGGGCCGGGGCCCAAGTAGCCCAACGAGGTAGCGGTCACGGGGCCCCGCACTGTGCGGCGCCAGCGCCTCGGTCTCGTCCGCCCACGGCCCCAGCAGATCCCGTGAGATCAGATCGCCGAGCTCCTCCCTGACGTCGTACGACGTCCCGGACCGAAAGGTCTGCGGGACCTCGTCCACGGGGTGGGGAACGCCCGGCTCCGGAACGGGGGCGTTCTGTGGTGACGACGGCATGCGCGTATCCCTCCCTGGGCGCGAACCAGCACCCGCGAACAACGATAGGGGGACCCACTGACATTGGTGGGGTCCCGGTGAGCCGCACAGGGCCGTGCCGGTTCGGCAACGACTCAAAGCCGCCTCGAGGGCCCAGCTGGTTTCGTGGACTCGCCGAGCTACCGCAAGCCCCGCGGTGGGACACCACTTCAGACTCGGGCTTCATGGCGGCACGACAGGCATTGGTGCGAGCTTGTTCTCCGCCCCTTTGGCCGTGATGCGCCCGGGTCAGCTCCTGGAAGATCAAGCACGACCACGTGAACACGGTCGTCCGCGACGGCTGCGTACCCAGCTGTGGTCGCTGGAGACGCGTGGCGCATCAGGCGTTGCGTCATGAGCAGGTCTCTGCCGGAAGAGCGGTAGACCATCGTTCCGTATCGGTGTCTCAGCTGGTGGTAGCGCATGCGGATGCCGATCTTTGCAGCGATCCCGGCGACAGTTCGGGAGACGGATTCGGCACGCGTTCCTTCCCAGAATCTGCCGCTTCCCGTCAGGTCGAGTGTCTTCATGACGACCGGTGGCACCGGGATGGTGTCCGTGCGTCCACCCTTGCCTGTCACGCGGAGTATCGCTGTGCCGTCATCGAGAGTTGATAGGTCTTCCCTGGCAAGTTTGGCCGTTTCGTGCGCGCGGAGGCCACAGAAGGCCCCTAGCAGGACCCAGGTCTTGTGCGCTCCACGTGTGACTGCGGTAAGCCGCTTGAGTTCATCTTCTGGGAGCGGATGAGGTGTTGACCGGGGTGCTGCGGGCTTGCGTATGCCCTCTATGAGGTCCACTCCCAGCCACTTTCCAAACGCCTGGAGATGGTTTAGGTAGGTTCTGCGTGACCATGGGCGTAAGGGGCGTGCGGCGAAGTACGCGATGACATGATCGACCTTGAGCTGGCCTGCGGTTACGCCGGCAGAGCGGGCTATGGCCTTGATGCAACGTACTCGGGCTCCGATGGTGTTGGTCGAGTAGCCGTCCGCTCGCTGAGCCTCAGTGAACTTGTCGAGTGTCATGAGGAACGTCATGTGCCTGGCCGTGGAGCCCTTACCGTGGCGCGATGAGTTTGGCGGGATCCGCCCCTAAATCGTCCTGACCTGCACTCTTGGCAATCGGCAATCGTCTGGTAGCGGTGTGGGGGTCTGACGTGCCTGATGACAAGGCAGTTGCGAGGCCACCGGCGTTCATCGGGTCTTACGTGCTGGGGAAGGGCTTCATCCTCGCCCCCGAACAGGCCCACGACCTCATCCAGCGCGACCCCCGCAACAAGGACGTCCTCTTCCCCTACCTCAACGGCGAGGACCTCAACTCCCGCCCAGACTGCTCAGCCAGCCGCTGGGTGATCAACTTCCATGACTGGAGCGAGGAACGGGCCCGGGGATACCCCGAAGTATTCGCCATCGTCGAAAGAGACGTGAAGCCCGAACGACTCAAGAACAACCGCAAAGTATATCGGGACTATTGGTGGCAATACGCAGAAAAGCGGCCAGCAATGATTAACGCCATCAAGGGGCTTGATCGCGTCTTGGTGGTAGCAAGGGTAAGCCGGACGGCCATGGCGACCATCGTGCCCACAAGTCAGGTACTGAACGAAAAGATCGTTCTCTTTGCCTGTGACGGTGTTGATGTAATGGCCCTGCTGAACTCAAGCATTCACGTGCTATGGGCATGGAAATATTCGGCGACACTGAAATCTGACCTGCAGTACACTCCATCCGATTGCTTTGAAACATTTCCCATGCCGCAACACCTCCCCCTCTTGGAGACCCCCGGGAAGAGCCTGAGTGAAACCCGCACCGCAGCCATGCGGAGCCGAGAATGCGGTCTTACGAAACTTTACAATCTAGTCAATAATCCACAGGTTTCTGATAGTGATATAAGCAAGCTCCGTGAATGCCATAAAGTTCTCGATGAGAAGGTGGCTGAAGCTTACGAATGGGGCGACCTTGACCTCAGTCACGGATTCCATGAAACCCGAAATGGGGTCCGCTTCACTGTCCCTCCAGTTACACAAAATGAGATCCTGGACAGGCTTCTTGAGCTCAATCACGCACGATTCAATCGAGTAGCAGACGCGGCAAGCCATGAAGGACTGGAGCGATCACCCGTGCGCGACAATGAAGGAGTCGCCGCACCCCGTGGGGATACCCTGTTCTGAGATACCCCTCAGAACAGGGTATCCCCGCCGCATTCCGGAGTGAGATGTTCCTGATCATGAACTGCCGATCCGGTAGCAATGGTATGCCGATCCATTACTTGGGGGGAGTTTTTTGGTGAGTTATTTCTATGCTGAGCATGGTTAAGCTCAAGGAGTCTGTCTAGGATTTCAATCTGAGCCGAGGGCGCGACCGCGAATCGCGTACCCTGTCGATTTGGATAGAAATCGTGAGCGAGGTCGACGTCTTGCCAATTGTAGGACTCAAGTACAGACTGGTCGATCTTCCGGTGATTTTCACGCAGAGACTCGATGTCGCTATCCTTCACTGTAGGGTCATGGGTCATGTTATATAGCTTTGTGAGCCCTACGCTTCTGTCAATCATTACATCAAACCTCAGCCTGTCGAGAGTTTCTCCATTCCTTCGGACTTCGGCAGTGGTGACAGGTCGAGGGAATGTTTCGTAAACATCAGACGGGGAGTAATTAAGATCCGCCTTCATCGTTGATGAATTGCGCCATGCCCAAATCGAGTGGAATGAACTCGAAAGCAGGGCGAGGTCGTTATCCTCGGCCGTAGCGAAGACTCCCAACTTGTGAGAGAGGACTTGGCGGCTAGGCACACGAGCTGGCATGACCGTTCGGCTGACAAGCGCTACCACCAGAACACGGTCCAAGTTGGAGATGGCACGGTAAAGATCCATTGCAGGACGGGTGAAGCGCCACCAGATCTCGCGACGTTGACGGTTGGCGTTCTTGAGTCGTTCGGGCTTCACGTCTCTTTCGACGATGGCGAATACTTCGGGGTATCCCCGGGCCCGTTCCTCGCTCCAGTCATGGAAGTTGATCACCCAGCGGCTGGCTGAGCAGTCTGGGCGGGAGTTGAGGTCCTCGCCGTTGAGGTAGGGGAAGAGGACGTCCTTGTTGCGGGGGTCGCGCTGGATGAGGTCGTGGGCCTGTTCGGGGGCGAGGATGAAGCCCTTCCCCAGCACATTGGATCCCTGGAACGACTTGCCCTTGTTCGCTACCAGACGGTATGGCCGCCCGGAAACCCGAGACCGCGGATCAAGCGACGAAGTGATACCCCGGACCGCGACATCGTCCAGTACCCGAGTGGCTTCCGCACCCAAACCCGGCTTGGTGGTCCACACAGCGCAGTACTCCAGCGCCGCAGACCGCGAAGGCCAGCGAGCGCTCTTTACTGCTCGGCGTACCTCGATGCCGTCGTCGAGTAGCTGGTCCAGCCCGACCTCCCGAGTGTCGCCCTGGGCAAGGGTGTTGGTAGCGATCAGGCCCGTCTGGCCGCGCTCGCTGAGCAACTGGTGGGCCCGGAGCTCGAAGTACGCGACGAGGTCCGCGCTACCCCGCTGCCCCCGCCCCAGCCCCAGCACGAGGTACTCGCGGTACGCCTGCCCCAGCGCCCCCGTCAGCTTCTGGCCGCCGAGGAAAGGAGGATTGCCGATGATCGCATCGAAGCCGCTCTGCTCCGGCTCGAAGACCTCGGGGAAGACGAGAGGCCAGTGCACGGGGAGGCGAACGAAGCCGTCTGCGGGGAGATCCTTGCTCAGCCAGTCCAGGGCGCGCCTTCGCGCATCGTGAATCACGGGATCGGAGTCGCGGACCGACTCCGAGGCAACCATTCCGGCCAGTTCCGCAGCCTGGATGTAGGTAGCGTTTTGCAGCGAGTCCCCGCCGCTGGCAGAAGCCAGGCCAGCCCCGGTCGTGAGGTCGCCGATCAGCCTCAGGCGTTGCAGGTGTTCGTTGGTGGCCGCGAGCAGACGTCGCTTCTCATTGAGGTCGGCGATCGTGTCGCTGTGGATTCCGGCGATGGCCTGCCGGGTGTCTGCGGCGCCTTGGACGCGAGCGCGCGCTCGCGCGGTCCACCCCTCGTCGAAGGCTCCTCGGTGGAGTTTGCGGCCCGCCTTCGGATCCAGATGCACACTCTCGATCTGCTCCAGATTAGCGATACCCAGCAGCGAGTCCCCCGCCACCAAGCGGTCATCCAGGAACGTGAACGGCCGTTCCGGGTCCATGGAGATCAGCCACAGCGACAGCTTGGCCATCTCCACCGCCATGGGATTGATGTCCACCCCGTACAGGCAGTGCTCGATGATCAGGCGCCGGGCGCGGACCATCACCGGGTCGCTCTCCGCGTCCGCCGCCGTCATCGCGCCCGCTTGGTCGCGGTGGCTGCCGCGGAACGCAAGGGCCTCCTCGTCCTCTGCCTCGACCCAGGCGTCGACCAGACGGTCCGCGAGGTAGCGGCAGGCGGCGACTAGGAAGGCGGCCGAACCCATCGCGATGTCGGCGACCTTGAGCTTCAGGATGTCGTCCGCGCCGATGAGCTTCCACTGCTTGTCGTCCCCCGTCTGGAGCGGGCCCGGACGGTAGACGAGTGGCTCCAGTGCTCCCACGGCGACCTGCTGGGCCAGGACACGCGGCGTGTAGTGGGTGCCGGTGTTCTTGCGGAGGCGGGACTCCGTGACGTACAAGCCATCCTCCGGGATCACCACCGGCAGACCGCGAAGGTCGTCGCGGAGGAGGCCGTGGAAAGGGAGGATGCGCTCGGCCAGGTCGCGGTCGTTCTCGGTGACCGCGAGCAGGCGGTGGACGGCCTTGCCCCGCGCCTGATCGTCGCCAGGGGCGAGCAGCTTCTCCATCTTCGACGCCGCGGCCGGCGGCCTGGGGTCCTTCAAGTGCTCGTACAGCTTCTTCGACAGGCCAGGGAGGTTGGGCTTCTGACCGGAGACGGCGCGTGCGCCCACTCCGAACGGGGCGGCCAGTTCCTCCAGTTCGGTCAGGCTCACCTCGTGTTCCAGGCCGGGCTTGCCGATGAGCCCGAGCACGGTGTCCTGGGCGCGCTTGCCGTCGTACGAGAGGAGGCCCTCGTAGACGTAGCCGATCTGCTCGACGTCGAGGGCGCGGAAGGTCAGCCGGCGCCGCTCCCTGTTGACGACGACGAACTGCACCGAGTCGAGGACGTGCAAGACGGTGCGGTCGTCGATCGGGAGGAGGGAGGTGTGGCCGTCAGCAGCCCGCGTGGCGTCGTCGCCCGTGGCGTCCGCGCCCTCCGGGACTGCCTCCAACCAGGGGAAGCG
Above is a window of Streptomyces sp. DT2A-34 DNA encoding:
- a CDS encoding tyrosine-type recombinase/integrase, whose amino-acid sequence is MTFLMTLDKFTEAQRADGYSTNTIGARVRCIKAIARSAGVTAGQLKVDHVIAYFAARPLRPWSRRTYLNHLQAFGKWLGVDLIEGIRKPAAPRSTPHPLPEDELKRLTAVTRGAHKTWVLLGAFCGLRAHETAKLAREDLSTLDDGTAILRVTGKGGRTDTIPVPPVVMKTLDLTGSGRFWEGTRAESVSRTVAGIAAKIGIRMRYHQLRHRYGTMVYRSSGRDLLMTQRLMRHASPATTAGYAAVADDRVHVVVLDLPGADPGASRPKGRRTSSHQCLSCRHEARV
- the drmC gene encoding DISARM system phospholipase D-like protein DrmC, whose translation is MSRRRFEAAAATAAASLGPTRTKALATLLSQGRSPAYILGRLQTPAALEAVSALLASMTEDGVPSAEAAAYLRGYAAAWTRRREDTEARAVWSGPSTPGTPGRATAQVLTEVVGAAEHRLVAVTYSARSYAPLTAALSEAVARGVTVDIVVETLKGAGGLLSGSEPADAFSRIPGLRLWHWPTGQRPTPGSRLHAKLAVADDRILFLSSANLTAAGAERNIEAGVLLNGGPMPGRMADHIRELQRRGVLARWPGAS
- the drmB gene encoding DUF1998 domain-containing protein — its product is MSGGGYFRRVGAVRPSHLMFTGGVGALVDLPNFSVMVKGLDHWSYAGVPDPVIEEPRLRGAVNRALRRYGPNQVGELRAAPWIPGTDTDPKGNAARIGVPVTPFPQWLRCTACNELASLGSGKWGFENNNARRPDEARFYHENCYRKKKGRKPLAVAARFALACTKGHLDEFPYTEFVHEGRSCPDTTYPTLRMRDNGGNLAANVSLECLVCKKAKRNIRDAMGDKGRENLPRCRGRHPQFDGVYDTCDETPYLLVVGASNQWFPVTLSALALPDTGTDSLRKLVEERWPDLEDFEDEAEIAMFAKKSKHHRYLRDYEPGQVWQAISAYRAALSGDAGETEQPPGPPDLLTPEWQVLSAAKTADPTEDFALVDASLSGPLSTVFSQVRQAERLREVRALIGFTRLDAPDPEDPGLVTRVDLGRRERGWVPASEVRGEGLFLRVDDHLIEQWEQRVASSDALAAHAAAFGRFREHRRSERIQDGSDLMQGWPGSRYIALHTLSHLLIRTIAMECGYNSASLAERIYSGDAEERRTGILIYTAVPDSEGTLGGLVSLADQDPSTGENRLARIVRTALYKAGRCSSDPLCGERLPKAPEDFLHGAACHSCLFVSETTCERGNRFLDRRFITHLAGDPKTLALIPDFG
- the drmA gene encoding DISARM system helicase DrmA; translation: MPSSPQNAPVPEPGVPHPVDEVPQTFRSGTSYDVREELGDLISRDLLGPWADETEALAPHSAGPRDRYLVGLLGPRPAPTDAPVNVAAGQAETEVSAEGDGRDPELAERLTPQAAGRLWASSMGLSFLVPADVGILSVVASWGRYRQSDNKTDDGRAVRAWSREPVRYAVDIHVDSPGTVRKVLEGVDDTDPDLPCIRLDVHVRERPGTVDGANNLRFVDVSLINALEESRELRDGQWLFQTKLEVTSFDGQSSVFLPIDDPLSDDEPGHILENPEEQHLRLLYRQELKHAHGRNVAVHASVLPKGRRAVRLETTWLPVKDVPATVAPNTARQPLLAGLEVSMDKLAELAVWERRDELLKALQPLADGYDGWLQQQAAKAESLSGELRTTALRAVDEARDACGRIALGIELLHTDRDALRAFRFANRAMAMQRRATATAALRAEGGEKPPTYAAAYAEVDARGPLAASWYPFQLAFVLLNLCSLSDPAHKERRADSTATVDLLFFPTGGGKTEAYLGLTAYTFAIRRLQKVVGEGEDAREGRDGVAVLMRYTLRLLTAQQFQRASALVCATEVLRREDEAVWGSRPFRIGLWVGAGVSPNWYGDAAQQIAEANESASGRHANVLQVLSCPWCGEELRAWRDVAPDDVRRSVVVYCPRGEDAEPCPFSRMQARGEGLPILTVDEEIYRLVPSLLIATVDKLAQLPWRGYAGMLFGRVSAYCDRHGYRHDDLDEEIGCGSRHNAKDRHKAVTSRPMPRRLRPPDLIIQDELHLISGALGTTVGLFESAVDQLCTWRAKDSHGQLRDTGPKIVASTATTRNARAQVLGVFARDLAIFPPQVVDVSDTFFSQQVDVTRDNPGRRYYGVCAHGVRMKAAEIRVAEILLLAGQHMFDLYGAPADPYMTVVGYFNATKELAGMRRVLDDDVPSRLRANGRRRGIANRLLRDTDMLNLQELTSRISSAEISATLKRLEIGFNPEHDTSERKKAIVDELRDAGRARQPRVLPAPLHRRPVDHVLATSMLQVGVDVSRFGLMVVTGQPKNTAEYIQASSRVGRQAKRPGIVITLYNWARPRDLAHFEDFEHYHATFYRQVEALSVTPFTRRALDRGTTATYVSAVRQACDEFSDNVDAEGVDLDDPRVQDVERRLLARAEAVDGDRARGYLAERIDALRDAWTAKKGEQGRLGYRGQTRQKQTVLGLLRNADGSGWDVLTVPQSMRETENEINMLLSADTVLSAPAGNAWEFGPPAENGDGLDTTSGDELGEVRDPDGNGDDNGTARGQRS
- a CDS encoding type IIL restriction-modification enzyme MmeI — translated: MPDDKAVARPPAFIGSYVLGKGFILAPEQAHDLIQRDPRNKDVLFPYLNGEDLNSRPDCSASRWVINFHDWSEERARGYPEVFAIVERDVKPERLKNNRKVYRDYWWQYAEKRPAMINAIKGLDRVLVVARVSRTAMATIVPTSQVLNEKIVLFACDGVDVMALLNSSIHVLWAWKYSATLKSDLQYTPSDCFETFPMPQHLPLLETPGKSLSETRTAAMRSRECGLTKLYNLVNNPQVSDSDISKLRECHKVLDEKVAEAYEWGDLDLSHGFHETRNGVRFTVPPVTQNEILDRLLELNHARFNRVADAASHEGLERSPVRDNEGVAAPRGDTLF